The following are from one region of the Takifugu rubripes chromosome 16, fTakRub1.2, whole genome shotgun sequence genome:
- the slc35b2 gene encoding adenosine 3'-phospho 5'-phosphosulfate transporter 1 isoform X2, with product MLLFFPSHGAAEELSLLEGWRDVWLLRFLVNLLGYATIIIPGYLLIRYFKRTSYLETGSGVCYTVIKACVFGSEAKAGLLDDVPVLPRNEGDSGSSVKQAIKLIFCAAGLQVSYLTWGVLQERVMTRSYAATPEEAGEKFTDSQFLVFMNRILALTVSGLWCLMFHQPRHGAPMYKYSFASLSNILSSWCQYEALKYISFPTQVLAKASKVIPVMLMGKIISHKSYEYWEYFTAVLISMGVSMFLLSSHASKHPSTVTTFSGLVILVGYIVFDSFTSNWQDNLFKYKMSSVQMMFGVNMFSCLFTVGSLLEQGAFFDSLAFMTRHSEFAFHAVLLSVCSACGQLFIFYTINQFGAAVFTIIMTLRQAFAILLSCFLYGHAITAVGGIGVAVVFLALFLRVYARSRKKTGHRSGQSHVQKV from the exons atgttgctttttttcccttcgcACGGCGCCGCTGAAGAGTTGTCGCTGCTGGAAGGCTGGCGCGACGTCTGGCTCTTACGCTTCCTGGTCAACCTGCTGGGATACGCCACCATCATCATACCAGGCTACCTCCTCATTCGCTACTTTAAGCGCACCAGCTACTTGGAAACAG GTAGCGGCGTTTGTTACACTGTCATAAAAGCCTGTGTGTTCGGCAGTGAGGCCAAAGCAGGTCTTTTGGATGATGTTCCGGTTTTACCCAGGAACGAAGGGGATTCGGGATCATCGGTCAAACAGGCCATCAAATTGATCTTTTGTGCCGCTGGACTCCAG GTGTCCTACCTGACGTGGGGGGTCCTGCAGGAGAGGGTGATGACGCGCTCCTACGCTGCGACTCCAGAAGAGGCGGGGGAGAAGTTCACAGACTCTCAGTTCCTGGTCTTCATGAACCGGATCCTCGCTCTGACCGTGTCCGGGTTGTGGTGCCTCATGTTCCACCAACCTCGCCACGGAGCGCCCATGTACAAGTACTCCTTCGCGTCCCTCTCCAACATCCTCAGCAGCTGGTGCCAGTACGAGGCCCTCAAATACATCAGTTTCCCCACGCAGGTGCTTGCCAAGGCCTCCAAAGTCATTCCTGTGATGCTGATGGGTAAAATCATCTCTCACAAGAGCTACGAATACTGGGAGTATTTTACCGCCGTGCTGATCTCCATGGGCGTCAGCATGTTCTTGCTGTCCAGCCACGCCAGCAAACACCCGTCCACGGTCACCACCTTCAGCGGGCTCGTCATCCTCGTGGGCTACATCGTCTTCGACAGCTTCACCTCTAACTGGCAGGACAACCTGTTCAAGTACAAGATGTCGTCGGTGCAGATGATGTTTGGGGTAAACAtgttctcctgtctcttcacCGTCGGCTCGCTGCTGGAGCAGGGCGCCTTCTTTGACTCGCTTGCCTTCATGACCCGCCACTCCGAGTTTGCCTTTCACGCCGTTTTGCTGTCCGTGTGCTCGGCGTGCGGCCAACTATTTATCTTCTACACCATAAATCAGTTTGGCGCCGCAGTTTTTACGATCATCATGACGCTGCGGCAGGCCTtcgccatcctcctctcctgtttccTCTACGGCCACGCCATCACTGCGGTAGGCGGCATCGGCGTGGCTGTGGTTTTCTTAGCACTTTTCCTACGGGTGTACGCACGCAGCCGCAAGAAGACGGGCCATCGGTCGGGGCAATCACACGTTCAGAAGGTGTAG
- the slc35b2 gene encoding adenosine 3'-phospho 5'-phosphosulfate transporter 1 isoform X1, with translation MTSFSWRFGLAVMLLFFPSHGAAEELSLLEGWRDVWLLRFLVNLLGYATIIIPGYLLIRYFKRTSYLETGSGVCYTVIKACVFGSEAKAGLLDDVPVLPRNEGDSGSSVKQAIKLIFCAAGLQVSYLTWGVLQERVMTRSYAATPEEAGEKFTDSQFLVFMNRILALTVSGLWCLMFHQPRHGAPMYKYSFASLSNILSSWCQYEALKYISFPTQVLAKASKVIPVMLMGKIISHKSYEYWEYFTAVLISMGVSMFLLSSHASKHPSTVTTFSGLVILVGYIVFDSFTSNWQDNLFKYKMSSVQMMFGVNMFSCLFTVGSLLEQGAFFDSLAFMTRHSEFAFHAVLLSVCSACGQLFIFYTINQFGAAVFTIIMTLRQAFAILLSCFLYGHAITAVGGIGVAVVFLALFLRVYARSRKKTGHRSGQSHVQKV, from the exons ATGACATCTTTTTCATGGAG GTTTGGGCTGGCAGTcatgttgctttttttcccttcgcACGGCGCCGCTGAAGAGTTGTCGCTGCTGGAAGGCTGGCGCGACGTCTGGCTCTTACGCTTCCTGGTCAACCTGCTGGGATACGCCACCATCATCATACCAGGCTACCTCCTCATTCGCTACTTTAAGCGCACCAGCTACTTGGAAACAG GTAGCGGCGTTTGTTACACTGTCATAAAAGCCTGTGTGTTCGGCAGTGAGGCCAAAGCAGGTCTTTTGGATGATGTTCCGGTTTTACCCAGGAACGAAGGGGATTCGGGATCATCGGTCAAACAGGCCATCAAATTGATCTTTTGTGCCGCTGGACTCCAG GTGTCCTACCTGACGTGGGGGGTCCTGCAGGAGAGGGTGATGACGCGCTCCTACGCTGCGACTCCAGAAGAGGCGGGGGAGAAGTTCACAGACTCTCAGTTCCTGGTCTTCATGAACCGGATCCTCGCTCTGACCGTGTCCGGGTTGTGGTGCCTCATGTTCCACCAACCTCGCCACGGAGCGCCCATGTACAAGTACTCCTTCGCGTCCCTCTCCAACATCCTCAGCAGCTGGTGCCAGTACGAGGCCCTCAAATACATCAGTTTCCCCACGCAGGTGCTTGCCAAGGCCTCCAAAGTCATTCCTGTGATGCTGATGGGTAAAATCATCTCTCACAAGAGCTACGAATACTGGGAGTATTTTACCGCCGTGCTGATCTCCATGGGCGTCAGCATGTTCTTGCTGTCCAGCCACGCCAGCAAACACCCGTCCACGGTCACCACCTTCAGCGGGCTCGTCATCCTCGTGGGCTACATCGTCTTCGACAGCTTCACCTCTAACTGGCAGGACAACCTGTTCAAGTACAAGATGTCGTCGGTGCAGATGATGTTTGGGGTAAACAtgttctcctgtctcttcacCGTCGGCTCGCTGCTGGAGCAGGGCGCCTTCTTTGACTCGCTTGCCTTCATGACCCGCCACTCCGAGTTTGCCTTTCACGCCGTTTTGCTGTCCGTGTGCTCGGCGTGCGGCCAACTATTTATCTTCTACACCATAAATCAGTTTGGCGCCGCAGTTTTTACGATCATCATGACGCTGCGGCAGGCCTtcgccatcctcctctcctgtttccTCTACGGCCACGCCATCACTGCGGTAGGCGGCATCGGCGTGGCTGTGGTTTTCTTAGCACTTTTCCTACGGGTGTACGCACGCAGCCGCAAGAAGACGGGCCATCGGTCGGGGCAATCACACGTTCAGAAGGTGTAG
- the nfkbie gene encoding NF-kappa-B inhibitor epsilon has protein sequence MASDNCRKDELLEENRIDSGIDSYRSILKSEEPRESLGTEPGDAKFSTAEERLDSSYGSSSITVDSLSDVVGGCKLSSPKEEQAQNCELSEQEENLLTTITEDGDTILHLAIIHEEEFIAQQLIQLFPKNVLDIQNNLYQSPLHLATYLNLTRVVRELVEKGASLELQDHDGNTALHVACQQGQVETASEMTKHVSPSKLAPVLETQNWKGLACLHLAALNRHHQIISDLAKKGANLNIQEGTSGKTALHFAVELRDITSVKLLLSRGANVDTAMFNGCTPLHLAVGRRDASIATILCQSGADTMLRNMEDETALDLADGNEDILAVFPFDDIQISGRSVVGVNF, from the exons ATGGCGAGCGACAACTGCAGGAAAGATGAATTGTTGGAGGAGAACCGCATAGACTCGGGCATTGACTCGTACCGCTCTATCCTGAAGTCGGAAGAACCCAGGGAGAGTCTCGGCACCGAGCCCGGGGACGCCAAGTTTTCCACCGCGGAGGAGCGCTTGGACTCATCCTACGGCTCTTCGTCCATCACGGTGGACAGTCTGTCAGACGTCGTGGGGGGCTGCAAGCTTTCCAGCCCTAAAGAGGAGCAAGCCCAGAACTGCGAACTGTCAGAACAGGAGGAAAACCTGCTCACCACCATCACCGAGGACGGAGACAC AATCCTGCATTTAGCAATCATCCATGAAGAAGAGTTCATTGCGCAACAGTTGATCCAGCTGTTTCCAAAAAATGTCTTGGACATCCAAAACAACCTGTACCAG AGCCCTTTGCACCTGGCGACCTACCTGAACCTGACGCGGGTGGTGAGGGAGCTGGTGGAGAAAGGGGCtagcctggagctgcaggaccaTGATGGGAACACAGCGCTCCACGTGGCCTGTCAGCAAGGCCAGGTAGAGACGGCTAGCGAGATGACCAAACACGTGTCCCCGAGCAAGCTGGCGCCAGTCCTCGAGACCCAGAACTGGAAAG GTCTTGCCTGTCTTCACCTGGCTGCACTGAACAGGCACCATCAGATTATATCTGACCTGGCAAAAAAAGGAGCCAACCTGAATATTCAG GAAGGAACGAGCGGGAAAACGGCTCTCCATTTTGCCGTCGAGCTGCGCGACATCACGtcggtgaagctgctgctcagcaggggggCCAATGTGGACACTGCCATGTTTAACGGCTGCACCCCCCTGCACCTCGCGGTGGGGAGACGGGACGCTTCCATCGCCACCATCCTCTGCCAGTCTGGCGCTGACACAATGCTGCGCAACATGGAGGATGAGACGGCGCTGGATCTGGCCGATGGCAACGAGGAC ATTTTGGCTGTATTTCCCTTTGATGACATCCAGATTTCCGGTAGGTCGGTGGTTGGCGTGAATTTTTGA
- the tmem151ba gene encoding transmembrane protein 151B has product MSPPSAATASESSTSPTTVPEEESENPRGEQRPQKQTLSKTLCQETHWKCLLLSLLMYSCIGVMAWCQLTTITRLSFDSAYKGKSMMYHDSPCSNGYIYIPLAFLVMLYVVYLVECWHCHTRNELQYKVDVDSVAERIQRMQQAMPCIWWKAISYHYVRRTRQVTRYRNGDAYTTTQVYHERVNTHVAEAEFDYGNYGVKDISKLLLGLEEFPITRLRFTKCFSFANVESENSYLTQRARFFTDNEGLDDYMEAREGMHLKNVDFKEYMIAFSDPTHLPWYASNSTFWAAAAFTLSWPLRVLTEYRTTVVHYHIEKLFGFDYIPVTPSEERPYCRRIPRVNTIDSTELEWHIRSNQQLVPSYSEAVLMDLAQLSGTSNRYSGGFSSYRQNCERCHRTISSSSIFSRSALSIGNTGSPRIPFSASRFSMGRLHGSRRSCLWRSSGSLNERSCPSESTRCLSDQPTSEENPPDYQDALYFPVIIVHRNEGCVNHDHRSLHRNGSCVETSL; this is encoded by the exons ATGTCCCCGCCATCGGCTGCAACTGCCAGTGAAAGCAGCACCAGCCCCACCACCGTTCCCGAAGAGGAGTCGGAGAACCCCCGTGGGGAG CAGCGGcctcaaaaacaaaccctgagCAAAACCTTGTGCCAGGAAACCCACTGGAAATGCCTGCTGCTCTCCCTGCTGATGTACAGCTGTATCGGGGTGATGGCCTGGTGCCAGCTGACCACCATCACCCGCCTCTCCTTCGACAGCGCTTACAAGGGGAAATCCATGATGTACCACGACAGTCCTTGCTCCAACGGCTACATCTACATCCCCCTGGCTTTCCTGGTCATGCTCTACGTGGTCTACCTGGTGGAGTGTTGGCACTGCCACACCAGGAACGAGCTGCAGTATAAGGTGGATGTGGACAGCGTGGCGGAGCGGATCCAGCGAATGCAGCAGGCCATGCCGTGCATCTGGTGGAAGGCCATTAGCTACCACTATGTCAGAAGGACGCGGCAGGTGACACGTTACCGCAATGGAGACGCTTACACCACCACACAGGTGTACCATGAGCGAGTCAACACCCACGTGGCTGAGGCAGAGTTTGATTATGGCAACTACGGCGTTAAGGACATCTCCAAGCTCCTGCTCGGCCTGGAGGAGTTCCCCATCACCAGGCTGAGGTTCACCAAGTGCTTCAGCTTCGCCAACGTGGAGTCAGAGAACTCCTATCTGACGCAGCGGGCTCGCTTCTTCACGGACAATGAGGGCCTGGATGACTACATGGAGGCCCGCGAGGGGATGCACTTGAAGAATGTAGACTTTAAGGAGTATATGATTGCCTTTTCTGATCCTACTCACCTACCCTGGTATGCATCAAACTCAACCTTCTGGGCGGCAGCTGCTTTCACCCTGTCCTGGCCTCTGCGTGTGCTAACAGAGTACCGCACTACCGTCGTACACTACCACATAGAGAAACTGTTTGGCTTTGACTACATACCAGTAACACCGTCTGAGGAGCGGCCATATTGCCGACGCATCCCTCGGGTCAACACGATTGACAGCACAGAACTGGAGTGGCACATCCGCTCCAATCAGCAGCTGGTTCCCAGCTACTCAGAGGCGGTCCTCATGGACCTGGCCCAGCTGTCAGGGACCTCGAACAGGTACTCAGGAGGCTTCAGCAGCTACAGGCAGAACTGTGAGCGCTGCCACCGTACCATCAGCAGCTCTTCCATCTTCTCACGCAGCGCCCTCAGCATCGGCAACACGGGGAGCCCGCGCATTCCCTTCAGCGCCAGTCGCTTCTCAATGGGGCGGCTGCACGGTTCCAGGCGCAGCTgcctgtggaggagcagcggcagcCTGAACGAGCGGTCGTGCCCCTCAGAAAGCACGCGCTGTCTGTCAGATCAGCCAACCAGTGAGGAAAATCCTCCAGACTACCAGGACGCGCTCTATTTCCCGGTGATCATCGTACACCGCAACGAAGGCTGCGTCAACCACGATCACCGCTCCCTGCACAGAAACGGATCCTGCGTGGAAACTTCTCTGTGA
- the LOC101070226 gene encoding acyl-coenzyme A thioesterase 1-like isoform X3 yields MGLFWSLAPEIQHNKFTKKNVLSPTLVEIQAVNGETGEVLVSETNERRYMMEGMKRIPVQEGRIRGVLFIPPGKGPFPGIMDLYTFGGGLSEPRASLLANEGYVVLALAYYGYQDLPKKPKMLDLEYFEEAVKYLRDHPEVKGPGIGLISISYSGGLAMAMSSFLPGITATVCINGCIGNTVLPLRYKDIVIPPLPPDTANVTFTDSGLVDIRDALPDPSSEESKASIFPIERASCRFLFAASEDDHNWNSVTSAKHAAAVLRDHGNQAFDVVTYPKAGHFLEVPHMPFCPSGFHAAVGTNVVFGGEPKAHCEAQLDLWEKVQEFFRTYLGNKSNIAAYPDNNNNKI; encoded by the exons ATGGGTTTGTTTTGGTCTCTAGCGCCAGAGATTCAGCATAATAAGTTCACGAAGAAGAATGTCCTCAGCCCAACGTTGGTGGAAATACAAGCAGTTAATGGCGAGACTGGTGAGGTCCTGGTATCGGAAACTAACGAAAGACGATATATGATGGAGGGGATGAAGAGAATACCCGTCCAAGAAGGAAGAATCCGAGGAGTCCTCTTCATACCACCAG GAAAGGGTCCGTTCCCTGGAATAATGGACTTGTACACATTTGGTGGAGGTCTTTCTGAGCCCAGAGCGAGTCTCCTGGCAAATGAGGGTTATGTGGTTCTGGCGCTGGCATATTATGGCTACCAAGACTTACCAAAAAAGCCTAAAATGCTGGACTTGGAGTACTTTGAGGAGGCTGTGAAATATCTGAGGGACCATCCAGAG GTCAAAGGTCCTGGGATAGGCCTTATATCCATCTCTTACAGTGGCGGTTTGGCTATGGCGATGTCTTCTTTCCTCCCTGGGATCACAGCGACTGTCTGCATTAATGGCTGCATCGGGAATACCGTCCTTCCTCTACGTTACAAAGATATTGTGATTCCGCCTCTTCCCCCTGACACTGCGAATGTTACATTCACTGATTCTGGGCTTGTAGACATCCGTGATGCCTTACCAGATCCTTCTTCAGAAGAGAGCAAAGCCTCAATATTTCCGATTGAACGCGCCAGCTGCcgcttcctgtttgcagcttcTGAGGATGACCACAACTGGAACAGCGTGACCTCCGCAAAGCACGCCGCAGCGGTGCTGAGGGATCACGGCAACCAGGCGTTTGACGTGGTCACATATCCGAAAGCCGGGCACTTTTTAGAAGTCCCTCACATGCCTTTTTGCCCTTCGGGCTTTCATGCTGCAGTAGGAACTAATGTGGTGTTTGGTGGGGAACCAAAAGCCCACTGTGAGGCTCAACTGGACCTGTGGGAAAAAGTCCAAGAATTCTTCAGAACTTACTTGGGTAACAAGTCAAACATTGCCGCTTACCctgataacaataataataaaatttaG
- the drc5 gene encoding dynein regulatory complex subunit 5 translates to MEDKSEKPELPRPDEVQDGITSPVLPLHVTKETQETSPAQPGAETSTNLNPCNPPGSVAPVEHSKKMKRRIFAEDPDWCLDTVPCLSNICLETIVANYQEKPVYDQLMPVHKDFVHERLSTSLPLHITANLISDGAYWRRCCEQRWDFCDVSCYGHSWKRMFFERHMAHVIEFFVPGVTEPATVLNIVPLCNNYIKRLNISQLLPPIKNPQKEVVKVKREEEEGEEMYLDLESEPDHDGPYLDHFDFNIVLHKLPNLEELHLVYQVKNCGMNFEWSLFEITDRDCESLGKALKSCLTLKTLHVCLSHMDDNKCCRLVKHLSDHPSLRELDLSYNLIGDKGAKAISQLLNKSRLETLKMCNNCIGDPGAKAIAQALSHNGTLLSLNLRLNCLQDEGGEAIAGALLRNDSLCHLHLGANELTGHTAAMLAKALRQNKTLRSINLSFNKLGVDGGKALQAALSCNTILTECDVRLTEIEDQSASSIKQVVWSNQHLEG, encoded by the exons ATGGAAGATAAATCGGAAAAGCCCGAG CTTCCGAGGCCTGATGAAGTTCAGGACGGAATAACGTCTCCAGTGTTGCCTCTTCATGTTACCAAGGAGACGCAGGAAACAAGCCCAGCGCAACCAG GGGCGGAAACCTCAACCAATCTCAACCCCTGTAACCCACCCGGCAGCGTTGCCCCTGTTGAACACTCAAAAAAGATGAAGCGGAGGATCTTTGCTGAGGACCCAGACTGGTGCCTGGATACGGTTCCCTGTTTATCAAACATCTGCCTCGAAACAATAGTGGCAAATTATCAGG AAAAGCCCGTCTATGACCAGCTGATGCCTGTCCACAAAGACTTTGTCCACGAGAGACTGTCCACTTCTCTGCCTCTGCACATCACGGCCAATTTGATCAGCGATGGGGCCtactggaggagatgctgcgaGCAGCGGTGGGACTTCTGCGACGTCTCTTGTTATGGCCACAGCTGGAAGAGGATGTTCTTTGAGCGGCACATGGCGCATGTTATTGAGTTTTTTGTCCCCGGTGTTACGGAGCCGGCGACCGTCCTCAACATAGTTCCTCTTTGTAACAACTACATCAAGAGGCTGAACATCTCCCAGCTCCTGCCGCCCATCAAGAACCCCCAGAAGGAGGTGGTAAAggtgaagagagaagaggaggagggggaggaaatgtACTTGGATTTGGAAAGTGAGCCAGACCATGATGGACCCTACCTCGACCACTTTGATTTCAACATCGTGCTTCACAAGCTGCCGAACCTGGAAGAGCTCCACTTGGTGTACCAGGTGAAGAACTGCGGGATGAATTTTGAATGGAGCTTGTTCGAAATCACTGACAGAGACTGCGAGTCCCTCGGCAAGGCCCTGAAGTCCTGCCTGACGTTGAAG ACTCTTCATGTCTGTCTGAGCCACATGGACGACAACAAGTGCTGCAGGCTGGTGAAACACCTGTCGGATCACCCATCCCTGAGGGAGCTGGACTTGTCTTACAACCTAATTGGAGACAAAGGAGCCAAAGCCATCAGCCAACTGCTCAACAAAAGCAGACTGGAGACACTGAAAATGTGTAACAACTGTATCGGTGACCCGGGAGCCAAAGCTATAGCCCAGGCCTTGTCACACAACGGCACCCTGCTTTCGCTCAACCTGCGACTCAACTGTCTGCAGGATGAGGGCGGCGAGGCCATCGCCGGGGCTTTGCTGAGGAACGACAGCCTCTGTCACCTCCACCTGGGAGCCAATGAGCTGACGGGGCACACTGCAGCGATGCTGGCTAAAGCGCTGCGTCAGAATAAGACCCTGAGGAGCATcaatctctccttcaacaaGCTGGGCGTG GATGGGGGAAAAGCACTACAAGCGGCGCTGTCTTGCAACACCATCCTAACAGAGTGCGATGTTCGTCTGACGGAGATCGAAGATCAAAGTGCCTCCTCCATAAAGCAGGTGGTTTGGTCCAACCAGCATTTGGAGGGGTAG